A stretch of the Corynebacterium maris DSM 45190 genome encodes the following:
- the modA gene encoding molybdate ABC transporter substrate-binding protein, translating to MTRLPRPLARAATLLGAAVLLTGCTAPGTGTTGATDLQVFGASSTRVINDELSALAAELEPPHELTFNNDGSGTLVTQLHEGAPADVLITADEHSMDQAVADGSVDEPRHLATNTMVMVVPAGNPAGIDSVDDLADDRVDLVLCDPQVPCGRASERLIEHNDLTLDPVSLEGAVGDVLGKVHNGEADAGWVYRTDAAAAGDDVEVIDIPGAENAPTTLWVAAATASQTPERAAALVELILSPDVATILADAGFTPAA from the coding sequence ATGACCCGCCTGCCCCGCCCGCTCGCCCGGGCTGCCACCCTGCTCGGCGCCGCCGTCCTGCTCACTGGCTGCACTGCCCCGGGCACCGGGACAACCGGGGCCACTGACCTGCAGGTCTTCGGGGCCTCCTCGACCCGGGTGATCAACGACGAACTCTCCGCCCTGGCCGCCGAACTGGAACCACCGCACGAACTGACCTTCAACAACGACGGCTCCGGCACCCTGGTCACCCAACTGCATGAAGGCGCCCCGGCGGACGTGCTGATCACCGCCGACGAGCACAGCATGGACCAAGCAGTCGCGGACGGCAGCGTCGACGAGCCGCGGCACCTGGCCACCAACACGATGGTCATGGTCGTCCCCGCCGGCAACCCCGCCGGCATCGACTCCGTCGACGACCTGGCCGACGACCGCGTCGACCTCGTCCTCTGCGACCCGCAGGTCCCCTGCGGCCGCGCCTCCGAACGGCTCATCGAACACAACGACCTCACCCTCGACCCGGTGTCCCTGGAAGGCGCGGTCGGCGACGTCCTGGGCAAAGTCCACAACGGCGAAGCCGACGCGGGCTGGGTCTACCGCACCGACGCCGCGGCCGCCGGCGACGACGTCGAGGTCATCGACATCCCCGGCGCAGAAAACGCCCCCACCACCCTGTGGGTCGCCGCGGCCACCGCGTCGCAGACCCCGGAGCGGGCCGCGGCGCTCGTCGAGCTGATCCTCTCCCCCGACGTCGCCACGATCCTCGCCGACGCCGGCTTCACCCCGGCCGCCTGA
- a CDS encoding ATP-binding cassette domain-containing protein, which produces MTSTFPLSPPRPAPTRTPAAFTVVALVAIFYIVFPIFALGLRVPWGDLGEVLTSPDTAQLLWLTLSAAVLSTLLTLLLGVPLAVWLQSLRRGAQLARLLVLLPLAMPPVVAGLALSAAAGNRGVLAPLLDAAGLTLAFAFPGVVVAHTFVSLPFVIVTVDSALRQIDREVLHSAAGVGMSPRRVLTRITLPTVTPALATGAGLAFARSLGEFGTTITFVGSMPGVTRTMSLAIYLEREIDRDNAYALSAILIILAVVALAMASLPALLRRDAAPRARSITAMDAEKLRDLTRPTAGGETVAVTSAGVESVFPANQITAVVGPNGSGKSTLMGLIAGRLRGADARIGDRTVDGQSFLPAHRRGVVLLTQKPGLPRTATVQQALTMVTRDAARSEELLDAAGLTALADVAVPSLSGGQAAQVALVRALAARPRVLILDEPLAAVDVASGTRWRRLLRATAGDRTTVLVTHDPVDVAGLADRLAVLAEGRVVAAGPVNELLSVPPTDFVAELAGLNVVSGLISGKSVDKITVNSAGLTLIGVPPQWISAEDLTVGSPAVVTVPPEATTLRIPGSTPRESASNVWPGTVSAVDAAGMVSATVTVTLDNGSTIAVPVTRSSALSLGLEAGTRVECVTKALSVTVHPHGS; this is translated from the coding sequence GTGACTTCTACGTTTCCGCTGTCGCCGCCACGCCCGGCCCCCACCCGCACGCCGGCGGCGTTCACCGTCGTGGCCCTGGTGGCGATCTTCTACATCGTCTTCCCGATCTTCGCCCTCGGCCTCCGCGTCCCGTGGGGCGACCTGGGCGAAGTCCTCACCTCCCCGGACACCGCCCAGCTACTGTGGCTGACGTTGTCCGCCGCCGTGCTGTCCACCCTGCTGACGCTGCTGCTGGGCGTTCCCCTGGCGGTATGGCTGCAGTCCTTGCGCCGGGGCGCCCAGCTGGCGCGCCTGCTCGTACTCTTGCCGCTGGCGATGCCGCCGGTGGTCGCGGGCCTAGCGCTCAGCGCCGCCGCAGGCAATCGCGGCGTACTCGCACCCCTCCTCGACGCCGCCGGCCTCACCCTGGCCTTCGCCTTCCCCGGCGTCGTCGTCGCCCACACCTTCGTCTCCCTGCCGTTCGTCATCGTGACCGTGGACTCTGCCCTGCGCCAGATCGACCGGGAGGTGCTGCACTCCGCCGCCGGGGTGGGCATGAGCCCGCGCCGGGTGCTCACCCGGATCACACTGCCCACGGTCACCCCCGCCCTGGCCACCGGCGCCGGCCTCGCGTTCGCCCGTTCCCTGGGCGAGTTCGGCACGACGATCACCTTCGTCGGGTCGATGCCGGGCGTCACCCGCACCATGTCGCTGGCCATTTACCTGGAGCGGGAAATCGACCGCGACAACGCCTACGCGCTGTCGGCCATCCTGATCATCCTGGCGGTCGTGGCGCTGGCCATGGCGTCGCTGCCTGCGCTGTTGCGCCGGGACGCCGCACCGCGGGCGCGCTCGATCACGGCGATGGACGCCGAGAAGCTGCGTGATCTGACCCGACCCACCGCCGGAGGCGAAACCGTGGCCGTCACCTCCGCCGGGGTGGAGTCCGTCTTCCCCGCCAACCAGATCACGGCGGTGGTCGGACCCAACGGCTCCGGGAAGTCGACGCTCATGGGGCTGATCGCGGGCCGGCTGCGTGGCGCGGACGCCCGGATCGGCGACCGCACCGTCGACGGGCAGTCGTTCCTGCCGGCCCACCGGCGCGGCGTGGTGCTGCTGACCCAGAAACCGGGGCTGCCCCGGACGGCCACCGTCCAGCAGGCGCTGACCATGGTGACCCGGGACGCCGCCCGCTCCGAGGAGCTTCTCGACGCCGCCGGGTTGACTGCCCTCGCCGACGTGGCGGTCCCGTCCCTGTCCGGCGGTCAGGCCGCGCAGGTCGCCCTGGTCAGAGCCTTGGCGGCCCGCCCTCGGGTGCTGATCCTGGATGAGCCGCTGGCCGCGGTCGACGTCGCCTCGGGCACCCGGTGGCGGCGGTTGTTGCGGGCCACCGCCGGCGACCGGACCACTGTCCTCGTCACCCACGACCCCGTCGACGTCGCAGGCCTCGCAGACCGACTCGCGGTGCTGGCGGAGGGCCGTGTCGTCGCTGCCGGGCCGGTCAACGAGCTGTTGTCGGTGCCTCCGACCGACTTTGTCGCGGAACTTGCCGGATTAAATGTGGTGTCAGGCTTAATTTCGGGAAAATCAGTTGATAAGATTACAGTGAACAGCGCTGGTCTCACTCTGATAGGCGTCCCCCCTCAATGGATTTCCGCTGAGGATCTCACGGTCGGCTCCCCCGCGGTCGTGACGGTGCCACCGGAGGCGACCACGTTGAGAATTCCCGGCTCCACGCCGAGGGAGTCAGCGAGCAACGTCTGGCCCGGCACTGTCTCGGCCGTCGACGCCGCCGGCATGGTGTCCGCCACGGTCACCGTGACACTGGACAACGGCTCGACGATCGCAGTACCCGTCACCAGGTCGTCGGCGCTGTCTCTCGGACTGGAGGCGGGCACGAGGGTGGAATGCGTGACGAAGGCCCTCTCCGTCACGGTCCACCCACACGGCAGCTAG
- the narI gene encoding respiratory nitrate reductase subunit gamma encodes MSNFETFLWVAFPWLAIAAFVIGVIWRWRTDQFGWTTHSSQIYESKLLRLSSPMFHWGIVLVVIGHLMGLGIPNTWTRAVGISDGVYHWIAVIPGTIAGVLTVLGLIGLLYRRIKNRSVFLATSTSDKGMFFFLGLAILTGFWATLSTQVFTTGHGYDYRETLSPWLRQLLIFNAQPELMADVPWQFKLHVVAGFALIAIWPFTRLVHAFSAPVGYVHRPYVVYRSRDVRTDPRRSHVAWEPVRSRTEQLDANEAPSRGA; translated from the coding sequence ATGAGTAACTTCGAAACCTTCCTGTGGGTCGCGTTCCCGTGGCTGGCGATCGCCGCGTTCGTCATCGGCGTCATCTGGCGGTGGCGCACCGACCAGTTCGGCTGGACCACCCACTCCTCCCAGATCTACGAGTCCAAGCTGCTGCGCCTGTCCTCGCCGATGTTCCACTGGGGCATCGTGCTCGTGGTGATCGGTCACCTCATGGGCCTGGGCATCCCCAACACCTGGACCCGCGCCGTGGGCATCTCCGACGGCGTCTACCACTGGATCGCCGTCATCCCCGGCACCATCGCCGGCGTCTTGACGGTCCTCGGGCTGATCGGCCTGCTGTACCGCCGTATCAAGAACCGCTCGGTGTTCCTGGCCACGTCGACCTCCGACAAGGGGATGTTCTTCTTCCTCGGCCTGGCCATCCTCACCGGCTTCTGGGCGACCCTGTCGACCCAGGTGTTCACCACCGGGCACGGCTACGACTACCGGGAGACGCTGTCACCGTGGCTGCGCCAGCTGCTGATCTTCAACGCCCAGCCAGAACTGATGGCCGACGTCCCGTGGCAGTTCAAGCTGCACGTCGTCGCCGGCTTCGCGCTCATCGCGATCTGGCCGTTCACCCGCCTGGTGCACGCCTTCTCCGCGCCGGTGGGCTACGTCCACCGCCCGTACGTGGTCTACCGCTCCCGCGACGTGCGCACCGACCCGCGCCGCTCCCACGTGGCCTGGGAGCCGGTGCGTTCGCGCACCGAGCAGCTCGACGCCAATGAAGCGCCCTCCCGCGGCGCCTAG
- a CDS encoding helix-turn-helix transcriptional regulator, whose protein sequence is MRTSHIPRPTTELFPESLNLSPKQREVLNVLQSFPEGARAIEVADRLGMHVNTARGHLDELVSKDAVRVVTAPASGRGRPSLIFRVRIPDNREVANEYVTLIELLISILSDQETMSPEDTDKARQIGRYWARQMKLDGRAFDSTDDTVDMLYQKLREMGFDPNIRSDDDSAGEDSDGSTVLALNACPFVTEKGKRPSPFICAIHEGFMREALGDLPEQPGKVVISLRPFDAPGQCGITFGNQASDSDLPEALPEATGS, encoded by the coding sequence ATGAGAACCTCACACATTCCACGACCCACCACGGAACTCTTCCCGGAGTCGTTGAATCTCAGCCCAAAGCAGCGGGAGGTGCTCAACGTTCTGCAGAGCTTTCCGGAAGGCGCACGCGCCATTGAGGTCGCGGACCGGCTCGGCATGCACGTCAACACGGCTCGTGGTCACCTCGACGAGCTCGTCTCCAAAGACGCGGTCCGCGTGGTCACTGCCCCGGCCAGCGGCCGCGGCCGCCCGTCGCTGATTTTCCGGGTGCGCATCCCCGACAACCGTGAGGTCGCCAACGAATACGTCACACTCATCGAACTGCTGATTTCCATCCTGTCGGATCAGGAGACGATGAGCCCCGAGGACACGGACAAAGCCCGCCAGATCGGCAGGTACTGGGCACGGCAGATGAAGCTGGACGGCCGGGCCTTCGACTCGACGGACGACACCGTCGACATGCTCTATCAAAAGCTGCGGGAAATGGGCTTCGACCCGAATATCCGCAGCGACGACGACTCGGCCGGCGAAGACTCTGACGGCAGCACCGTCCTGGCCCTGAACGCCTGCCCTTTCGTCACCGAAAAGGGCAAACGCCCCTCCCCCTTCATCTGCGCCATCCACGAAGGGTTCATGCGGGAGGCCCTCGGCGACCTTCCGGAACAGCCGGGCAAAGTCGTGATCTCGCTGCGGCCTTTCGACGCCCCCGGCCAGTGCGGCATCACCTTCGGCAACCAGGCCAGCGACTCGGACTTACCCGAGGCCCTTCCCGAAGCCACCGGGTCTTAA